From a single Thermovirga sp. genomic region:
- a CDS encoding response regulator gives MILSCVIADHSLVLQNQYAVALSRTQNLRLRETVTSGLELEGCLARGNVHLVLLDIFLEGWGGLDSLRRARAKYPRVDWLILSSGVDPDIVRGCVCLGIFDYLIKPFSTDRLERALAAYYRYHQGLTKRTNPWRQKDLDVITGLRGGFSGGLEECPKGIQVKLLKRLRTCMAERGRCLSAHEAGSFTGVSRSTARRYLEYLVESGEASFEYEMSSVGRPLKLYKLII, from the coding sequence ATGATCCTTTCCTGTGTCATCGCCGACCATTCCCTGGTGCTGCAGAACCAGTACGCCGTGGCCCTCTCCAGGACACAGAACCTCCGACTGAGAGAGACCGTGACCAGTGGCCTGGAACTGGAGGGTTGCCTGGCGCGAGGCAATGTGCACCTGGTACTCCTGGATATCTTTCTGGAAGGATGGGGTGGCCTTGATTCCCTCAGGAGGGCCAGGGCCAAGTATCCCCGGGTCGACTGGTTGATCCTCTCCAGCGGTGTGGACCCCGATATCGTCCGTGGCTGTGTCTGCCTGGGGATCTTCGACTACCTGATCAAGCCCTTTTCGACGGATCGGCTGGAGAGGGCATTGGCTGCCTATTACCGATACCACCAGGGTTTGACCAAGCGAACCAACCCCTGGCGCCAAAAAGACCTCGATGTCATCACCGGCCTGAGAGGGGGTTTTTCCGGCGGGCTCGAAGAATGCCCCAAGGGTATCCAGGTCAAGCTGCTTAAGCGTCTGCGCACCTGCATGGCAGAAAGGGGCAGGTGCCTGTCGGCTCATGAGGCCGGGTCCTTCACCGGGGTATCCCGTTCCACGGCAAGGCGATACCTGGAATACCTCGTGGAGAGCGGGGAAGCCTCTTTCGAATACGAAATGAGCAGTGTGGGCCGCCCGCTCAAGCTATATAAACTCATTATCTGA
- a CDS encoding molybdopterin-binding protein encodes MDRRVIPIEEALGMPLAHDLTMIDPKGGTKGARFRRGHILQPEDLPVMRMMGRRNLSVIVLEPDEVHEDEAALDLAKALAGDGLKITGPEEGRCRLVSLGRGILHFDPEGVRRVNRDREWSFACCPCNSVIEAGSVAAAFRILPLCLKRDSLERAVKAASPFSVIPFTPMKVGLVSTGQEILEGLIEDRFREKLERKLLELGGSFSGQKICGDRAADIALAIDDLLEVGSDIVICTGGMSVDADDRTPEAIANVAEKVLFRGVPAIPGSNLMLAAKGGSWIIGAPACVAHEERTSLDRLLITLSAGLGKQVDVSLWGEGGLCRKCRVCIFPECEFARVPFSKNKSFR; translated from the coding sequence ATGGACCGCAGGGTTATACCCATAGAAGAGGCCCTGGGAATGCCCCTTGCCCATGACTTGACCATGATCGACCCCAAAGGGGGGACCAAGGGGGCGCGGTTCAGGAGAGGGCATATTCTGCAGCCGGAAGATCTTCCCGTTATGAGGATGATGGGAAGACGGAACCTGTCCGTGATCGTCCTGGAACCCGATGAGGTGCACGAGGATGAGGCTGCCCTGGATCTCGCCAAGGCGCTGGCGGGAGATGGGCTCAAGATTACCGGCCCTGAAGAGGGAAGGTGCAGGCTCGTTTCGCTGGGTCGAGGCATTCTGCACTTCGACCCCGAAGGGGTGAGAAGGGTTAACCGCGACAGGGAGTGGTCCTTCGCCTGTTGCCCCTGTAACTCGGTGATCGAGGCCGGAAGTGTGGCGGCGGCCTTCAGGATTCTCCCCCTTTGCCTGAAAAGGGATTCATTGGAAAGGGCCGTCAAGGCGGCGTCACCCTTTTCGGTTATACCCTTCACTCCCATGAAGGTCGGCCTTGTTTCGACGGGGCAGGAGATTCTCGAGGGCTTGATCGAGGATAGGTTCCGCGAAAAACTGGAGAGGAAGCTCCTGGAACTGGGAGGCAGTTTTTCCGGCCAGAAAATCTGCGGCGACCGCGCGGCGGATATCGCCCTCGCTATAGATGACCTGCTGGAGGTAGGGTCCGACATCGTGATCTGCACCGGCGGGATGAGCGTCGATGCCGATGACCGCACTCCCGAGGCTATCGCCAACGTGGCGGAAAAGGTTCTCTTTCGAGGAGTCCCGGCGATACCGGGTTCGAACCTGATGCTGGCCGCGAAGGGTGGTTCATGGATAATCGGGGCTCCCGCCTGCGTAGCCCATGAAGAACGCACTTCCCTGGACCGACTTTTGATCACCCTTTCCGCGGGGCTTGGAAAGCAGGTGGATGTTTCGCTTTGGGGCGAGGGGGGCCTATGCAGAAAATGCAGGGTCTGCATTTTTCCTGAATGCGAGTTCGCCAGGGTGCCTTTTTCGAAAAATAAGTCCTTCAGATAA
- a CDS encoding ABC transporter permease, protein MLLMGSFLVVYIIWPLAGMFFRADWGIVASTTRDKVVLGALWRSIWTAAAATGIIALFGTPLAYFLARQELRGKSVLEAVIDVPIMVPHTVAGIAVLMTFSPKAPLGAMLVRIGLSPVNSHLAIILACMFVSIPFYVDAARDAFYGVSPRLENVSRTLGASFPHVFFRISLPLAKRGLVSGLIMSWARGVSEFGAIVIMAYHPMVAPTLIYDRFATFGLKFSTPIAVQLILVCLGMFVVLRVLVSGKRREVIGG, encoded by the coding sequence ATGTTGCTCATGGGTTCCTTCCTGGTGGTCTATATTATCTGGCCCCTGGCGGGCATGTTCTTCCGGGCCGACTGGGGTATTGTCGCTTCCACCACGAGGGACAAGGTGGTTCTGGGGGCTCTCTGGAGGAGCATCTGGACGGCCGCCGCGGCGACGGGGATAATCGCTCTTTTCGGTACTCCCCTGGCCTATTTTCTGGCACGGCAAGAATTAAGGGGCAAATCGGTGCTCGAGGCGGTGATCGATGTCCCCATTATGGTCCCCCATACGGTGGCGGGCATAGCCGTCCTCATGACCTTCTCTCCCAAGGCTCCCCTGGGGGCGATGCTGGTCAGGATTGGGCTCTCGCCCGTCAACAGCCACCTGGCCATAATCTTGGCCTGCATGTTCGTCTCGATACCCTTTTACGTGGACGCAGCCCGTGACGCCTTCTACGGAGTGTCGCCCAGGCTCGAAAACGTCTCCCGTACGCTGGGCGCTTCCTTTCCTCACGTTTTCTTCAGGATATCCCTGCCTTTGGCGAAAAGAGGGCTTGTCTCCGGCCTGATCATGAGTTGGGCCAGGGGGGTGAGCGAGTTCGGCGCCATCGTCATCATGGCCTACCATCCGATGGTCGCCCCCACGCTGATCTACGACCGGTTCGCCACCTTCGGGCTGAAGTTCTCCACGCCCATCGCCGTGCAACTTATCCTGGTCTGCCTGGGCATGTTCGTGGTGCTTAGGGTCCTGGTATCGGGAAAGCGCAGGGAGGTCATCGGCGGTTGA
- a CDS encoding ABC transporter ATP-binding protein, translating to MIGLDDLSIDLGEFVLNSFSLLVDEGEFFMVVGPSGAGKTVLLEAIAGLRQPSGGKILVGGRDVTDLPPEKRNVALVYQDYALFPHLSVEENIRWGLRFVSGPDNRHVEGLVKLLRLEYLLERSPETLSGGEQQRVALARALAVKPSVVLLDEPISALDPRFREDLQDYLSRINREGMTIMMVTHDFNEVLSLGHRVAVIVGGFLQQVGDVKTVFQEPANRLVADFVGMKNLFPSSVKGRKASLEGGLSLVLNGQKSCGECLIGIRPEDVMIGQDLVEGTENVFPGRVVSIIPRGMAFEVVFDIVGLRLTGRMLSSALVREDVHPGVECRVGFCPGAIHVFDEGH from the coding sequence TTGATAGGACTGGATGACCTTTCGATCGATCTTGGCGAATTCGTGCTCAACTCCTTCTCCCTCCTGGTGGATGAAGGGGAGTTTTTCATGGTCGTGGGGCCCAGCGGAGCGGGCAAGACGGTCCTCCTGGAGGCTATAGCCGGGCTGAGACAGCCCTCGGGGGGCAAGATCCTCGTCGGGGGACGGGACGTCACCGATCTTCCGCCGGAGAAGAGGAACGTCGCCCTCGTCTACCAGGACTACGCTCTTTTCCCCCACCTGTCGGTGGAAGAGAACATCCGCTGGGGGTTGAGGTTCGTCTCCGGCCCGGATAACCGCCACGTGGAAGGGCTCGTGAAGCTGCTGAGGCTTGAATACCTGCTCGAAAGATCACCGGAGACCCTCTCGGGCGGGGAACAGCAGCGCGTGGCTTTGGCGAGGGCGCTGGCGGTGAAGCCTTCGGTGGTCCTCCTCGACGAACCGATATCGGCCCTTGACCCGCGCTTCAGGGAGGACCTGCAGGACTACCTTTCCCGGATCAACAGGGAGGGTATGACCATCATGATGGTGACCCACGATTTCAATGAGGTCCTTTCCCTGGGGCACAGGGTTGCCGTCATCGTCGGGGGCTTCCTCCAGCAGGTGGGCGACGTCAAGACCGTTTTCCAGGAGCCCGCCAACAGGCTCGTGGCGGATTTCGTGGGAATGAAGAACCTCTTTCCTTCGAGCGTGAAGGGGAGGAAGGCCAGCCTTGAAGGGGGCCTGTCCCTGGTCCTGAACGGACAGAAGTCCTGCGGGGAGTGCCTGATCGGGATACGCCCCGAGGATGTGATGATAGGGCAGGACCTCGTCGAGGGGACGGAGAATGTATTTCCCGGCCGGGTGGTGAGCATAATCCCCAGGGGGATGGCCTTCGAGGTGGTTTTCGACATTGTGGGCCTGAGATTGACGGGGAGGATGCTCTCATCGGCGCTGGTCAGGGAGGATGTCCACCCCGGAGTGGAGTGCAGGGTGGGATTCTGCCCTGGTGCGATACACGTGTTTGACGAGGGTCATTAA
- a CDS encoding SDR family NAD(P)-dependent oxidoreductase, whose amino-acid sequence MGDYFRNKVAAVAGAAASALGAIKENNLKKEAERLNAPYPGKVHPLPTDVTKPEQVQSLAGAARSFEDHLDFVFNNVGIGMTLPTEKVTFDLWRRIVDLDLFCDASKGRWTKGKLPYKRNMQPGEDWVRKT is encoded by the coding sequence ATGGGAGACTATTTCAGGAACAAGGTCGCCGCGGTCGCTGGCGCCGCCGCAAGCGCCCTGGGCGCCATCAAAGAGAATAACCTCAAAAAGGAAGCCGAAAGGCTGAACGCCCCGTATCCCGGCAAGGTTCACCCCCTGCCCACCGATGTCACGAAGCCGGAGCAGGTCCAATCACTGGCGGGGGCCGCCCGTTCCTTCGAGGACCACCTCGACTTCGTCTTCAACAACGTCGGGATCGGGATGACACTCCCGACGGAGAAGGTCACCTTCGATCTATGGAGGCGCATCGTGGATCTGGACCTCTTTTGCGATGCGTCAAAGGGCCGCTGGACGAAGGGAAAACTACCGTACAAAAGGAACATGCAGCCAGGTGAGGATTGGGTGCGAAAGACCTAG